The following coding sequences lie in one Phalacrocorax aristotelis chromosome 2, bGulAri2.1, whole genome shotgun sequence genomic window:
- the TSHZ1 gene encoding teashirt homolog 1 — MPRRKQQAPRRSAAYVPEEELKAAEIDEDSVEDDGLSLDIQENEYLCNEEAEIKEAQSYQNSPVSTATNQDAGYGSPFSENSDQLAHFKSTSSKEEKEDPQCTDNVSYPQDSLAQIKAVYANLLSETCWSSLALDLKKSNPTTSNNGISQNENTTSTDTNASSQSTSTTSTNTSTSTTTSNTSNSNSNSGGSGYDWHQAALAKTLQQTSSYGLLPEPSLFSTVQLYRQNNKLYGSVFTGASKFRCKDCSAAYDTLVELTVHMNETGHYRDDNRDKEADKTKRWSKPRKRSLMEMEGKEDAQKVLKCMYCGHSFESLQDLSVHMIKTKHYQKVPLKEPVPAITKLVPSTKKRALQDLASPCSPEPTGITAEASLGESAKDQKTANPYVTPNNRYGYQNGASYTWQFEARKAQILKCMECGSSHDTLQQLTAHMMVTGHFLKVTNSASKKGKQLVLDPVVEEKIQSIPLPPTTHTRLPASNIKKQPDSPAGSTNSEEKKDLEKEKVVVSETEKKIKEENEDSTEKFEPTTLYQYLREEDLDDSPKGGIDILKSLENTVSTAISKAQNGAPSWGGYPSIHAAYQLPGTVKPLQPAVQSVQMQPSYASSVKSLSSEHNALIHSPGNLTPPPHKSNVSAMEELVEKVTGKISVKKEEKPLEKEKSSPVKPMSPAAKENKDFPKAEEVNNKQQQKKSCEAEVQKVKKDSPAEAHTPNGTEPLKTKVANGCNNLGIITDHSPEPSFINPLSALQSIMNTHLGKISKPVSPSLDPLAMLYKISNSMLDKPIYPTTPVKQADAIDRYYYENSDQPIDLTKSKNKPLVSSVADSASSPLRESALLDISDMVKNLTGRLTPKSSTPSTVSEKSDADGSSFEEALDELSPVHKRKGRQSNWNPQHLLILQAQFASSLRETPEGKYIMSDLGPQERVHISKFTGLSMTTISHWLANVKYQLRRTGGTKFLKNLDTGHPVFFCNDCASQFRTASTYISHLETHLGFSLKDLSKLPLNQIQEQQNVSKVLTNKTLGSLGIAEEDLGSTFQCKLCNRTFASKHAVKLHLSKTHGKSPEDHLIYVTELEKQ; from the coding sequence CATATGTTCCTGAGGAGGAattgaaagcagcagaaatagaTGAAGACAGCGTGGAAGATGATGGGCTGTCTCTGGACATCCAGGAGAATGAGTATTTGTGCAATGAAGAAGCGGAGATCAAAGAGGCTCAAAGCTACCAGAACTCCCCAGTCAGCACTGCAACTAATCAGGATGCAGGCTATGGTTCGCCGTTTAGTGAAAACAGCGATCAGCTGGCCCATTTCAAAAGCACTTCCtctaaagaagagaaagaggatCCTCAGTGCACAGACAATGTTTCCTATCCACAGGACAGCTTGGCACAAATAAAAGCGGTGTATGCAAATTTGCTTTCAGAGACTTGCTGGTCCAGTTTAGCTTTGGACTTAAAGAAATCCAATCCAACCACCAGCAACAACGGAATCAGCCAGAATGAAAACACCACCAGTACTGACACCAATGCCAGTTCCCAGAGTACTAGTACTACCAGTACCAACACTAGTACCAGTACAACTACCAGTAATACTAGTAACAGTAATAGTAACAGTGGTGGCTCAGGTTATGACTGGCACCAAGCTGCATTAGCTAAAACTTTGCAGCAGACCTCATCGTACGGCCTTCTCCCAGAGCCTAGTCTTTTCAGCACAGTACAGCTTTACCGGCAAAACAATAAACTTTATGGGTCTGTGTTCACCGGTGCTAGCAAGTTCCGATGCAAAGACTGCAGTGCAGCCTATGACACACTGGTGGAGCTAACAGTGCACATGAATGAAACTGGACATTACCGTGATGACAACAGAGATAAAGAAGCTGATAAGACCAAACGGTGGTCAAAGCCTAGAAAACGATCACTTATGGAGATGGAAGGCAAAGAGGATGCCCAAAAAGTGCTGAAGTGCATGTACTGTGGGCATTCGTTTGAGTCTTTGCAAGACCTCAGTGTCCAtatgataaaaacaaaacattaccAGAAAGTGCCTCTGAAGGAGCCAGTACCAGCCATCACTAAATTGGTCCCTTCTACCAAAAAGCGAGCACTTCAGGACTTAGCTTCACCTTGTTCACCTGAGCCAACAGGGATCACTGCAGAAGCTTCACTGGGTGAGTCTGCAAAGGATCAGAAAACTGCCAACCCCTATGTGACTCCAAACAACCGCTATGGCTATCAAAATGGTGCTAGCTACACTTGGCAGTTTGAGGCACGCAAAGCCCAAATACTGAAATGCATGGAATGTGGCAGTTCCCATGACACTTTGCAGCAGCTCACTGCTCACATGATGGTCACTGGTCATTTCTTGAAGGTGACCAATTCTGCTtccaaaaaaggcaaacagctAGTATTGGACCCTGTGGTGGAGGAGAAGATACAGTCGATACCTCTTCCACCCACCACCCACACAAGGCTACCAGCCTCCAACATTAAAAAGCAGCCTGATTCCCCAGCGGGCTCCACAAACTcggaggaaaagaaagacctagagaaggaaaaggtggTGGTCAGTGAAACGgagaaaaagattaaagaagAGAATGAGGACTCCACGGAGAAATTTGAGCCAACAACTTTGTATCAGTACCTCAGAGAGGAGGACCTAGATGATAGTCCCAAAGGCGGAATAGACATACTGAAATCCCTGGAGAACACAGTGTCAACAGCTATCAGCAAAGCTCAGAATGGAGCCCCTTCCTGGGGGGGATATCCCAGTATTCATGCAGCTTACCAGCTCCCAGGAACAGTCAAACCCCTTCAGCCCGCGGTGCAGAGTGTTCAAATGCAGCCATCTTATGCCAGCAGTGTAAAATCGCTGTCGTCAGAACACAATGCGCTCATCCATTCCCCAGGCAACCTCACACCCCCACCTCACAAGAGCAATGTCTCTGCCATGGAAGAACTGGTGGAGAAAGTTACAGGTAAAATCAGcgtgaagaaggaagaaaagcctttggagaaagagaagagttCTCCAGTCAAACCAATGTCACCTGCTGCTAAAGAAAACAAGGACTTCCCAAAAGCGGAAGAAGTAaataacaaacagcagcagaagaaaagctgtgagGCAGAAGTTCAGAAGGTCAAAAAGGATAGTCCAGCAGAAGCACATACGCCAAATGGTACCGAGCCACTTAAAACAAAGGTTGCAAACGGCTGTAACAATTTAGGAATCATCACAGATCATTCACCTGAGCCATCCTTCATTAATCCATTGAGCGCTTTACAGTCCATTATGAATACCCACTTAGGCAAAATTTCTAAGCCGGTAAGCCCCTCTCTGGACCCTTTGGCCATGCTGTACAAAATTAGCAACAGCATGTTGGACAAACCCATATACCCAACCACTCCGGTCAAGCAGGCTGATGCTATTGACCGGTATTACTATGAGAACAGTGATCAACCTATTGATTTAACCAAGTCCAAAAACAAACCTCTTGTTTCCAGCGTGGCTGACTCTGCCTCATCCCCGCTAAGGGAGAGCGCCCTGCTGGATATTTCCGATATGGTGAAGAACCTCACAGGGCGTTTGACACCCAAGTCTTCAACTCCGTCTACCGTGTCAGAGAAGTCAGATGCTGACGGGAGCAGTTTTGAGGAAGCTCTGGATGAACTGTCACCAGTACACAAGAGGAAGGGCAGACAGTCCAACTGGAACCCTCAGCATCTTCTAATCCTTCAAGCCCAGTTTGCTTCCAGCTTGAGGGAGACCCCAGAAGGCAAATATATTATGTCGGACTTAGGTCCACAAGAGCGGGTACACATCTCTAAGTTTACTGGTCTTTCCATGACCACAATTAGCCACTGGCTGGCCAATGTGAAGTATCAGTTAAGGAGGACAGGTGGAactaaatttttaaagaacttgGACACAGGacatcctgttttcttttgcaatgatTGTGCCTCTCAGTTCAGGACTGCTTCTACATACATAAGTCACTTAGAGACACACCTAGGGTTTAGTTTGAAGGATCTGTCAAAGTTGCCACTTAATCAGATTCAAGAACAGCAGAATGTTTCAAAAGTCCTCACAAACAAGACTTTGGGCTCACTTGGAATTGCCGAGGAGGACTTAGGCTCTACATTCCAGTGTAAGCTCTGTAACCGAACTTTTGCAAGCAAGCATGCAGTCAAACTGCACCTTAGTAAAACACATGGCAAGTCCCCAGAGGACCATCTGATCTATGTGACTGAGTTAGAAAAACAATAG